A region from the Melioribacter roseus P3M-2 genome encodes:
- a CDS encoding multiheme c-type cytochrome: MKRVVTIIGIILVCALTLKAQENKCIECHYKETPNIVSDWQLSKHAENDIDCSVCHGDEHMSAADVAKVKLPTPETCSMCHETQVSQFKKGKHAIAWAAMKAMPTAHMQPMALMEGLKGCGGCHKVGVKSEDEMKKLKADGSVFGHASCDVCHTRHTFSKKEAQQPQACQTCHQGFDHPQWEMYSGSKHGVRYLLKQNGVLPENSSAPTCQTCHMPEGNHEVRTAWGFLAVRLPMPEDKQWTDDRVTILKALGVLDPDGKPTQLLDVVKAADVARLTQEDWQRERDKMINVCSKCHSENYAKAELKKGDDMIKNADRLMAEAINVVADLYKDGIIKKPENYPAAYPMLLTFHDAPTVIEQKLFVMFLEHRMRTFQGAFHNNPDYALWYGWSEMQRDLSEIKELAHQMRLNQKADR, translated from the coding sequence ATGAAAAGAGTCGTTACAATTATCGGCATTATTCTCGTATGCGCATTGACGTTAAAGGCGCAGGAGAATAAGTGTATCGAGTGCCATTACAAGGAAACGCCCAACATTGTTTCCGACTGGCAGCTCAGTAAACATGCGGAAAACGACATTGACTGCTCCGTATGTCACGGCGACGAGCATATGTCGGCTGCCGACGTCGCAAAAGTAAAATTGCCGACGCCGGAAACCTGTTCGATGTGTCACGAAACCCAGGTGAGTCAATTCAAAAAAGGGAAACATGCAATTGCCTGGGCGGCAATGAAAGCGATGCCCACGGCGCACATGCAGCCGATGGCGCTGATGGAAGGTCTAAAAGGATGCGGCGGCTGCCATAAAGTAGGAGTAAAATCCGAAGACGAAATGAAAAAATTGAAAGCCGACGGTTCGGTATTCGGACATGCTTCGTGCGACGTTTGTCATACGCGCCATACGTTCAGTAAAAAAGAGGCGCAACAGCCTCAGGCATGTCAAACCTGCCATCAGGGCTTCGACCATCCTCAATGGGAAATGTATTCCGGTTCCAAACACGGCGTACGTTATCTGTTGAAACAAAACGGCGTTTTGCCGGAAAACAGTTCCGCCCCCACATGCCAGACGTGTCATATGCCGGAAGGAAATCACGAAGTGAGAACAGCGTGGGGATTTCTCGCTGTGCGTCTCCCGATGCCCGAAGACAAACAATGGACGGATGACCGCGTTACTATTTTAAAGGCGCTCGGAGTTCTCGATCCCGACGGCAAACCGACTCAACTGCTCGACGTGGTTAAAGCCGCCGACGTAGCCAGACTGACGCAGGAAGATTGGCAAAGAGAGCGAGATAAAATGATTAACGTTTGCTCGAAATGTCATTCGGAAAATTACGCGAAAGCCGAACTCAAGAAAGGCGACGATATGATCAAAAACGCCGACCGCCTTATGGCAGAAGCAATCAATGTAGTGGCTGATCTTTATAAAGACGGCATTATCAAAAAGCCGGAAAATTATCCGGCGGCATATCCGATGCTGTTGACGTTCCACGACGCTCCCACGGTTATCGAACAGAAATTGTTCGTTATGTTCCTAGAGCACAGAATGAGAACTTTCCAGGGCGCATTCCACAATAATCCCGATTATGCGCTCTGGTACGGCTGGAGCGAAATGCAGCGCGACCTCTCGGAAATCAAAGAACTTGCCCATCAAATGAGATTGAATCAAAAAGCGGATCGTTAA
- a CDS encoding ATP-binding protein yields the protein MDNRELFEKLFFSQTEKEVDTIIQSYPEIFKQDNWYPYGDNESFFGVIENQQASPVPALVEKITNSIDAILTRKCYEAGIEPTSAEAPKTMEEAIEKFFPDHKKWDLPSFRKAQSESIQIIADGQRMETSLIIYDDGEGQHPEDFERTFLSLLRGNKNEIHFVQGKYNMGGSGAIVFCGKKRYHLIASKRYDGKGKFGFTLIRQHPFTKEEEEKKKNTWYEYFKINGQIPSFEIDQLDLGLYNRKFTTGTILKLYSYDLPPGSRSVISRDLNQSINEFLFEPALPVYTIDKKERYPDDRNLERDLYGLKRRLEEEKSKYVDDYFLESYKDKEIGELKITCYVFKPRIEGKTAKESRESIQREFFKNNMSVLFSLNGQVHGHFTSEFISRTLKMQLIKDYILIHVDCTNLHYAFRKELFMASRDRLKQGEETSRLREIVAKVLLKSKLVDIYKKRKDTISFAGEDKNELIKSFTKNLPLKSELLKLLNQTFKLEEKGEKPDKEKKEKKRKEKEEEFKPERFPTYFKYGKNGKDEKPMIKIPLGGEKVIKFKTDVENEYFVRVEEPGELKITLLKHTNNETEGGTKPGTPKEIDDLFYVQKSNPQDGTIKIVLAPTDEVKVGDTVEIKATLTSPGKDFDQIFLVKIVEKEKPKEKIKQTKDEEENKIGLPDLILVYKEPKEGEERKTWADLEGTPLEMGYETVVQPFAEGDILQAIYVNMDSNVLKNYKTTLKSAEQYEAAEKRYYTSVYFHTLFLFTISKNKKYSMKRDEGEQVKDVDLVEYVKDIFESYYAQFLLNFGMSELVQSLE from the coding sequence ATGGATAATCGGGAATTATTTGAAAAACTTTTTTTCTCTCAAACAGAAAAAGAAGTCGACACTATAATTCAATCTTATCCTGAGATCTTCAAACAAGATAATTGGTATCCCTATGGTGATAATGAAAGTTTTTTCGGTGTCATAGAGAACCAGCAAGCATCACCTGTTCCTGCTTTGGTCGAAAAAATTACTAATTCAATTGATGCTATACTCACAAGAAAGTGTTATGAGGCAGGAATAGAGCCTACTTCCGCGGAAGCACCTAAAACAATGGAAGAAGCAATAGAAAAATTTTTCCCCGACCATAAAAAATGGGATTTACCCTCTTTTAGAAAAGCTCAATCAGAAAGTATTCAAATTATCGCAGATGGTCAGAGAATGGAAACATCGTTAATTATTTATGATGATGGCGAAGGACAACATCCAGAAGATTTTGAAAGGACTTTTCTTTCATTACTACGCGGTAATAAAAATGAAATTCACTTTGTTCAGGGGAAATACAATATGGGCGGCAGCGGTGCAATTGTATTTTGCGGGAAGAAACGATATCATCTTATTGCATCGAAACGATATGACGGTAAAGGAAAGTTTGGATTTACTTTAATAAGACAGCATCCTTTTACTAAGGAAGAAGAAGAAAAAAAGAAGAATACTTGGTATGAGTACTTTAAGATAAACGGTCAAATTCCATCATTTGAAATAGACCAATTAGATCTAGGCTTGTATAATAGAAAATTCACCACAGGAACAATATTAAAATTATATTCTTACGATTTACCACCCGGTTCGCGTTCGGTTATATCAAGAGATTTGAATCAAAGTATAAATGAATTTTTATTCGAACCGGCATTACCCGTATATACAATTGATAAAAAAGAACGTTATCCTGATGATAGAAATCTCGAACGAGACTTATATGGTCTCAAGCGAAGATTAGAGGAAGAAAAAAGCAAATATGTAGATGATTATTTCTTAGAGAGCTATAAGGATAAAGAAATAGGTGAATTAAAAATTACTTGTTATGTATTTAAACCCAGAATTGAAGGTAAAACAGCAAAAGAGAGTAGAGAGTCAATCCAAAGAGAATTCTTTAAAAATAATATGTCCGTTCTTTTCTCATTAAATGGTCAAGTGCACGGTCATTTTACTTCTGAGTTTATTTCTAGAACACTCAAAATGCAGCTAATAAAGGATTATATATTAATACACGTTGATTGCACTAACTTACACTATGCTTTCCGTAAAGAATTATTTATGGCTTCGCGTGATAGATTAAAACAAGGTGAAGAAACATCAAGGCTGAGAGAGATAGTTGCCAAAGTATTACTTAAAAGTAAGTTGGTCGATATTTACAAAAAGAGAAAGGATACTATATCATTCGCTGGCGAAGATAAGAATGAACTGATCAAATCATTTACAAAAAATTTACCATTAAAAAGCGAACTGCTTAAGCTTCTAAATCAAACATTCAAACTCGAAGAAAAAGGGGAAAAACCAGATAAGGAGAAAAAAGAGAAAAAAAGAAAAGAAAAAGAGGAAGAATTTAAACCCGAACGTTTCCCCACATATTTTAAATACGGAAAAAATGGGAAAGATGAAAAACCAATGATAAAAATTCCTCTTGGAGGAGAGAAGGTTATAAAATTTAAGACTGACGTTGAAAATGAATATTTTGTTAGAGTAGAAGAACCCGGAGAACTAAAAATTACTTTATTAAAACATACAAATAACGAAACGGAAGGTGGAACCAAACCCGGTACGCCAAAAGAAATAGATGATTTATTCTATGTCCAAAAAAGTAATCCGCAAGATGGTACAATAAAAATAGTATTAGCCCCGACTGATGAAGTTAAAGTTGGTGATACAGTAGAAATTAAAGCAACTCTAACCAGCCCGGGCAAAGACTTTGACCAAATATTTCTTGTTAAGATTGTAGAAAAAGAAAAACCGAAGGAAAAAATCAAGCAAACGAAAGATGAAGAAGAAAACAAAATCGGCTTACCCGATTTAATACTAGTTTATAAAGAACCTAAAGAAGGCGAAGAAAGAAAAACTTGGGCTGATTTAGAAGGAACGCCGTTAGAAATGGGTTATGAAACAGTTGTGCAACCTTTTGCAGAAGGAGATATACTCCAAGCCATTTATGTAAATATGGACAGCAATGTTTTAAAGAATTATAAAACAACATTAAAATCTGCCGAGCAATATGAAGCAGCCGAGAAAAGATATTACACATCAGTTTATTTCCACACACTATTTTTATTTACCATAAGTAAAAACAAAAAGTACTCGATGAAGAGAGATGAAGGAGAGCAAGTTAAAGATGTGGATCTGGTTGAGTATGTTAAAGATATTTTTGAAAGTTACTATGCACAGTTTTTACTTAACTTTGGAATGAGTGAGTTGGTGCAGAGTTTGGAGTAG
- a CDS encoding protein kinase domain-containing protein, translating into MRLNKKNNPILSSGRYRHKNVINFQGSRLTIRHYIENNRINSSIFLVTDPNKYYEDMIIKICNYNIDDALHQNRVLRFTREIDALKIADSNGCKNVIKIFHDDFIEIEKKKFQYYLMEKADYTLKNLIEDNRLDISEKVRICIQILNGLKELHNLKIYHRDLKPENILFINNELKICDLGLIDSANEDLLLDNIDEVGEKIGPFGWLSPEAMNKFFTEGKNLEFNFDCNIDYKSDVYQLGKIFWYIFQANLPEGIISLDDFLVKDNEIYSIITSMLQHNKNKRAEISEIETKFEPIRKKLVA; encoded by the coding sequence ATGCGATTAAATAAAAAAAATAATCCTATTCTTTCTAGCGGAAGATATCGTCATAAAAATGTAATTAATTTTCAAGGATCAAGATTAACTATTAGGCACTATATTGAAAATAATAGAATTAATTCCAGTATTTTTCTGGTTACAGATCCGAATAAGTACTATGAAGATATGATTATTAAAATTTGTAATTACAATATTGATGATGCTTTACACCAAAATAGAGTGCTAAGATTTACGCGTGAAATAGATGCATTAAAAATCGCAGATTCTAACGGTTGTAAAAATGTTATAAAAATATTTCATGATGATTTTATTGAAATTGAAAAGAAAAAATTCCAATACTACCTTATGGAAAAAGCTGATTACACATTAAAAAATTTAATTGAAGATAATAGATTAGACATTTCGGAGAAAGTCAGAATTTGCATTCAAATTTTAAATGGTTTAAAGGAATTACATAATTTGAAAATATATCATCGTGATTTAAAACCAGAAAATATCCTATTTATAAATAATGAGTTAAAAATCTGTGATTTGGGTTTAATAGATTCTGCTAATGAAGATTTACTTCTAGATAATATTGATGAGGTTGGTGAAAAGATAGGTCCTTTCGGCTGGTTATCTCCAGAGGCCATGAACAAATTTTTCACTGAAGGTAAAAACTTGGAATTTAACTTTGACTGTAATATTGATTATAAGTCTGATGTTTATCAATTGGGCAAAATATTTTGGTATATATTTCAAGCTAACCTACCAGAAGGCATAATTTCATTAGACGATTTTTTAGTAAAAGACAATGAGATTTATTCAATAATAACAAGTATGTTACAGCACAATAAGAATAAAAGAGCCGAAATAAGTGAAATAGAAACTAAATTTGAGCCTATTAGAAAGAAACTAGTTGCCTAA
- a CDS encoding DUF1858 domain-containing protein — MTTEKCDITPNTIVGDLLRDYPELEDKLIEIAPVFSKLKNPVLRKTVAKVATLKQAAQIAGMPVAMLINKLRSEVNMGQIDIEHDKEEIKEKPDWVSEGKIVNEYDASIDIENGLHPAAKVTREILSLNENDIYLLITPFLPAPLIKIIEDKGYKTYSEQIDNQTWHTYIVRK, encoded by the coding sequence ATGACAACTGAAAAATGCGACATTACACCGAATACGATTGTCGGCGATTTACTCCGCGACTATCCTGAATTGGAAGATAAATTAATCGAAATAGCGCCGGTGTTTTCCAAATTGAAAAATCCCGTACTCAGAAAAACCGTGGCTAAAGTCGCCACACTGAAACAAGCGGCGCAAATAGCCGGTATGCCGGTGGCTATGCTTATAAATAAACTGAGATCGGAAGTTAATATGGGCCAGATTGATATCGAGCATGATAAAGAAGAAATAAAAGAAAAGCCGGACTGGGTATCGGAAGGCAAAATTGTAAACGAATACGACGCATCGATCGATATCGAAAACGGACTACACCCCGCAGCCAAAGTTACCCGGGAAATATTGTCTCTAAATGAAAACGATATTTATTTGTTGATTACGCCATTTTTGCCCGCTCCGCTTATAAAAATCATAGAAGACAAAGGATATAAAACATACAGCGAACAAATTGATAATCAGACGTGGCACACGTATATTGTCAGAAAATAA
- a CDS encoding phosphoadenosine phosphosulfate reductase family protein: MNKVRHVLGISGGKDSAALAVYLHDKYPQLEIEYYFCETDKELDETYKLIDNLESYLGKKIKRLKAAENSPEAQFDHFLKLYGGFLPSPNARWCTRAMKLEPFENYVGSDPTISYVGIRGDEDREGYISHKENIQSIFPFRKNIWSEEIIATVLDNKNQELLMDICNELINSDKKDTIINVLDTPLSLQYNKNRKLNDLLTVSISGFNKIVFEFLKTTNYPISQLDDFPLIENEDILVRDDIFKILEDSGVGVPEYYKKVEFEVDGKKGFYSRSRSGCYFCFFQQKIEWIWLYENHRELFEKAMSYEKDGYTWMQDERLEDIIKPERIKQIKLEQLKRAERNSNPKSPFLIDILEEAEGEGCAACFI, from the coding sequence ATGAACAAAGTAAGACATGTTCTAGGTATATCCGGCGGAAAAGACAGCGCTGCCTTAGCTGTATATCTTCACGATAAGTATCCGCAACTTGAAATTGAATATTATTTTTGTGAGACAGACAAAGAACTCGATGAAACTTATAAGCTAATTGACAATCTGGAAAGTTATTTGGGTAAGAAAATAAAAAGATTAAAAGCTGCCGAAAATTCTCCCGAGGCACAATTTGATCACTTTCTTAAATTATATGGTGGTTTTCTTCCCTCGCCTAACGCAAGGTGGTGTACAAGAGCTATGAAGCTTGAACCCTTTGAAAATTATGTCGGTTCGGATCCAACTATTTCTTATGTAGGAATAAGAGGCGATGAGGATAGAGAGGGTTATATTTCGCATAAAGAAAACATACAATCAATTTTTCCCTTTAGAAAAAATATTTGGAGCGAGGAGATAATTGCCACTGTTCTCGATAATAAAAATCAAGAATTATTAATGGATATTTGTAATGAATTAATTAATAGCGATAAAAAGGATACAATTATAAACGTTTTGGATACTCCGCTATCATTGCAATACAATAAAAATCGTAAATTGAATGACTTATTAACAGTAAGTATTTCTGGATTCAATAAAATAGTATTTGAGTTTTTAAAAACGACCAACTATCCAATTTCTCAATTAGACGATTTCCCTCTAATTGAAAATGAAGATATTTTAGTGAGGGATGATATTTTTAAAATCTTAGAAGATAGCGGTGTTGGAGTACCTGAATATTATAAAAAGGTTGAATTCGAAGTTGACGGAAAGAAGGGATTTTATTCACGTAGCCGTTCAGGCTGTTATTTCTGTTTTTTCCAGCAAAAGATAGAATGGATTTGGCTTTATGAAAATCATAGAGAATTATTTGAAAAAGCAATGAGTTATGAAAAAGACGGTTATACCTGGATGCAAGACGAAAGATTAGAAGACATAATTAAACCGGAAAGAATTAAACAAATAAAATTAGAACAACTAAAAAGAGCAGAAAGAAACTCTAACCCAAAGTCTCCATTTCTAATTGACATATTAGAAGAGGCTGAGGGCGAGGGCTGCGCTGCGTGTTTTATATAA